The Pseudarthrobacter sp. NS4 genome includes a window with the following:
- the rpoB gene encoding DNA-directed RNA polymerase subunit beta, with amino-acid sequence MVASSTSNNETANTADSTDGATRRLSFAKIHEPLDVPNLLALQTDSFDWLVGNERWQARVAKAVEENDLSVATTSGLSDIFEEISPIEDFQGTMSLSFSDPEFADPKYTMAECKDRDATYSAPLYVKAEFMNNNTGEIKQQTVFMGDFPLMTEKGTFVVNGTERVVVSQLVRSPGAYFERAADKTSDKDIFTAKIIPSRGAWFELEIDKRDQVGVRLDRKRKQSVTVLLKALGWTEGQILEEFGQYDSMRATLEKDATETREDALLDIYRKLRPGEPPTVEAAQSLLDNLYFNSKRYDLAKVGRYKINRKLGIDRSLGDKEASVLHVEDIVAMIKFLVALHAGEKTIKGTRDGQEVDLRVEIDDIDHFGNRRIRAVGELIENQVRTGLSRMERVVRERMTTQDVEAITPQTLINIRPVVAAIKEFFGTSQLSQFMDQNNPLSGLTHKRRLSALGPGGLSRDRAGMEVRDVHPSHYGRMCPIETPEGPNIGLIGSLASYGRINPFGFIETPYRLVKGGVVSDDVQYLTADDEAEVLIAQANAPLDENKKFAEDTVLVRARGGGGEPVLVPAEDVEFMDVSPRQMVSVATALIPFLEHDDANRALMGANMQRQAVPLVRSEAPFVGTGMERAAAVDAGDVVIAKKAGVVTEVSAELVIMLNDDGTETNYRINKFARSNQGNCYNHRVLVNEGQRLEVGGIIADGPATDQGELALGKNLLVAFMSWEGHNFEDAIILSQRIVAEDVLSSIHIEEHEIDARDTKLGAEEITRDIPNVSEEVLAGLDERGIIHIGAEVEAGDILVGKVTPKGETELTPEERLLRAIFGEKSREVRDTSLKVPHGESGTVIGVRVFDRDNDDELPPGVNQLVRVYVAAKRKITDGDKLAGRHGNKGVISKILPVEDMPFLADGTPVDIVLNPLGVPGRMNVGQVLETHLGWVAKTGWKIEGEPEWVKQLPNLPRESGQTTVATPVFDGAREEEITGLLDSTNVTRDGERLINSSGKTRLFDGRSGEPFPDPISVGYMYILKLHHLVDDKIHARSTGPYSMITQQPLGGKAQFGGQRFGEMEVWALEAYGAAYTLQELLTIKSDDIHGRVKVYEAIVKGENIPEPGVPESFKVLIKEMQSLCLNVEVLSTDGTTIEMRDSDDAVFTAAEELGIDLSRAEPSSVEEV; translated from the coding sequence TTGGTCGCCTCGAGCACCTCTAATAACGAAACCGCTAACACCGCCGACAGCACTGATGGTGCCACTCGCCGGCTCTCATTCGCAAAGATTCACGAACCTCTTGATGTTCCGAATCTGCTTGCCCTGCAGACGGACAGCTTTGACTGGCTGGTCGGCAACGAGCGCTGGCAGGCACGCGTAGCAAAGGCTGTCGAAGAAAACGATCTCAGCGTCGCAACTACGTCCGGCCTGTCGGACATCTTCGAAGAGATCTCCCCGATCGAGGACTTCCAGGGCACCATGTCCCTGAGCTTCTCCGATCCGGAGTTCGCTGACCCCAAGTACACCATGGCCGAGTGCAAGGACCGGGACGCAACCTACTCGGCTCCGCTGTACGTCAAGGCCGAGTTCATGAACAACAACACGGGCGAAATCAAGCAGCAGACCGTGTTCATGGGCGACTTCCCGCTGATGACGGAGAAGGGCACCTTCGTGGTCAACGGCACCGAGCGTGTCGTCGTCTCCCAGCTGGTCCGTTCGCCGGGCGCCTACTTCGAGCGCGCCGCTGACAAGACCAGCGACAAGGACATCTTCACCGCCAAGATCATCCCGTCCCGCGGTGCATGGTTCGAGCTCGAAATCGACAAGCGCGACCAGGTCGGCGTACGCCTTGACCGCAAGCGCAAGCAGTCCGTCACCGTTCTGCTGAAGGCCCTCGGCTGGACCGAAGGCCAGATCCTCGAAGAGTTCGGCCAGTACGACTCCATGCGGGCAACCCTGGAGAAGGACGCCACCGAGACCCGCGAAGACGCGTTGCTGGACATCTACCGGAAGCTGCGCCCGGGCGAGCCGCCCACCGTCGAGGCTGCCCAGTCCCTGCTGGACAACCTGTACTTCAACTCCAAGCGCTACGATCTGGCCAAGGTTGGCCGCTACAAGATCAACCGCAAGCTGGGCATTGACCGCTCCCTTGGCGACAAGGAAGCTTCGGTCCTGCACGTTGAAGACATCGTGGCCATGATCAAGTTCCTCGTCGCGCTGCACGCCGGCGAGAAGACCATCAAGGGCACCCGCGATGGCCAGGAAGTTGACCTGCGCGTCGAAATTGACGACATCGACCACTTCGGCAACCGCCGCATCCGCGCCGTCGGCGAGCTCATCGAGAACCAGGTCCGCACCGGCCTGTCCCGCATGGAGCGCGTTGTCCGCGAGCGTATGACGACCCAGGACGTCGAGGCCATCACGCCGCAGACCCTGATCAACATCCGCCCCGTGGTTGCAGCCATCAAGGAGTTCTTCGGAACGTCCCAGCTGTCGCAGTTCATGGACCAGAACAACCCGCTCTCGGGCCTGACCCACAAGCGCCGCCTGTCGGCCCTTGGCCCCGGTGGTCTGTCCCGTGACCGCGCCGGCATGGAAGTCCGTGACGTGCACCCGTCCCACTACGGACGTATGTGCCCCATCGAAACCCCTGAAGGCCCGAACATTGGTCTGATCGGCTCGCTGGCATCCTACGGACGCATCAACCCGTTCGGCTTCATCGAGACCCCGTACCGCCTGGTCAAGGGCGGCGTCGTTTCCGACGACGTCCAGTACCTGACCGCCGACGACGAGGCTGAGGTGCTGATCGCCCAGGCCAACGCCCCGCTGGACGAGAACAAGAAGTTCGCCGAGGACACTGTCCTCGTCCGTGCCCGTGGTGGTGGAGGCGAGCCTGTGCTCGTTCCCGCCGAGGACGTCGAGTTCATGGACGTTTCCCCGCGCCAGATGGTGTCCGTGGCTACCGCCCTGATCCCGTTCCTCGAGCATGACGATGCCAACCGCGCCCTCATGGGTGCCAACATGCAGCGCCAGGCCGTGCCGCTGGTCCGTTCTGAGGCTCCGTTCGTGGGCACCGGCATGGAGCGCGCTGCTGCCGTCGACGCCGGTGACGTTGTCATCGCCAAGAAGGCCGGTGTTGTCACCGAGGTCTCCGCTGAGCTCGTCATCATGCTCAACGACGACGGTACGGAAACCAACTACCGCATCAACAAGTTCGCCCGCTCCAACCAGGGCAACTGCTACAACCACCGCGTCCTGGTGAATGAAGGCCAGCGACTGGAAGTTGGCGGCATCATCGCCGACGGCCCGGCAACGGACCAGGGCGAGCTCGCCCTCGGTAAGAACCTGCTCGTGGCATTCATGTCATGGGAAGGCCACAACTTCGAGGACGCCATCATCCTCTCGCAGCGCATTGTTGCCGAGGACGTTCTTTCCTCCATCCACATCGAGGAGCACGAGATCGACGCCCGCGACACCAAGCTTGGTGCCGAGGAAATCACCCGTGACATCCCCAACGTCTCCGAGGAAGTCCTGGCAGGCCTGGACGAGCGCGGCATCATCCACATCGGTGCCGAGGTTGAAGCAGGAGACATCCTGGTCGGAAAGGTCACCCCGAAGGGTGAAACCGAGTTGACCCCGGAAGAGCGCCTGCTGCGCGCCATCTTCGGTGAGAAGTCCCGCGAAGTCCGCGACACCTCCCTGAAGGTGCCGCACGGCGAGTCCGGCACGGTTATCGGTGTCCGGGTCTTCGACCGTGACAACGACGACGAGCTGCCCCCGGGCGTGAACCAGCTGGTCCGCGTCTACGTGGCTGCCAAGCGCAAGATCACCGACGGCGACAAGCTCGCCGGCCGCCACGGCAACAAGGGTGTCATCTCCAAGATCCTCCCCGTTGAGGACATGCCCTTCCTTGCCGACGGCACCCCTGTTGATATCGTCCTGAACCCGCTGGGTGTCCCGGGCCGTATGAACGTGGGCCAGGTGCTTGAAACGCACCTCGGCTGGGTTGCCAAGACCGGTTGGAAGATCGAAGGCGAGCCCGAGTGGGTCAAGCAGCTGCCGAACCTGCCGCGCGAGAGTGGCCAGACCACTGTTGCCACGCCGGTGTTCGACGGTGCCCGCGAAGAGGAAATCACGGGCCTGCTGGACTCCACCAACGTGACCCGCGATGGTGAGCGCCTGATCAACTCCTCAGGCAAGACGCGTCTGTTCGACGGCCGCTCCGGCGAGCCGTTCCCGGATCCGATCTCGGTCGGCTACATGTACATCCTGAAGCTCCACCACCTGGTGGACGACAAGATCCACGCCCGCTCCACCGGCCCGTACTCCATGATCACGCAGCAGCCGCTGGGTGGTAAGGCACAGTTCGGTGGCCAGCGCTTCGGTGAAATGGAAGTGTGGGCGCTCGAAGCTTACGGCGCCGCCTACACGCTCCAGGAACTCCTCACGATCAAGTCCGATGACATCCACGGTCGTGTGAAGGTCTACGAAGCCATCGTCAAGGGCGAGAACATCCCCGAGCCGGGCGTTCCTGAGTCCTTCAAGGTCTTGATCAAGGAAATGCAGTCGCTGTGCCTGAACGTGGAAGTCCTTTCCACGGACGGAACCACAATTGAAATGCGTGACTCTGATGACGCAGTCTTCACGGCTGCGGAAGAACTGGGCATCGATCTGTCTCGTGCAGAGCCCAGTTCCGTAGAAGAGGTTTAG